The proteins below come from a single Necator americanus strain Aroian chromosome V, whole genome shotgun sequence genomic window:
- a CDS encoding hypothetical protein (NECATOR_CHRV.G20238.T2), giving the protein MKLILDFQTRNGMAAGDSKFTPYTLEQLLNGDYPEDRPIHIFAEGVYDLFHYGHARQLRQAKEAFPNVVVTAGVCNDELVIKNKGGPLVMTHEERMASVRECKYVDHVIDHGMFFPTLELLDEIQADLIAHDDIPYGCPNSDDCYRPFKNADRFLTTQRTKNISTTDLIQRIIDNSENFRERNTKREKSG; this is encoded by the exons ATGAAGCTCATCCTCGACTTTCAGACTCGTAACGGAATGGCCGCCGGCGACTCGAAATTCACACCATACACCTTAGAACAACTACTCAACGGCGATT aCCCTGAAGACCGTCCAATTCATATCTTTGCTGAAGGTGTCTACGATCTTTTCCATTACGGTCACGCACGACAATTACGACAAGCGAAAGAAGCTTTTCCGAATGTCGTAGTCACGGCAGGAG TTTGCAACGATGAGTTGGTAATCAAAAACAAAGGCGGACCATTGGTAATGACTCACGAGGAACGAATGGCTTCAGTTAGGGAGTGCAAATATGTGGATCATGTTATAGATCATGGGATGTTCTTTCCTACACTTGAACTACTCGATGAAATACAG GCAGATCTGATTGCTCATGATGATATTCCTTATGGATGTCCCAACAGCGATGACTGCTATAGACCTTTCAAGAATGCTGACCGTTTTCTCACCACTCAACG AACTAAAAACATCTCTACGACTGATCTTATCCAACGAATCATCGACAACAGCGAGAATTTCCGTGAACGAAATACAAAGCGAGAAAAATCAGGATGA
- a CDS encoding hypothetical protein (NECATOR_CHRV.G20238.T1) gives MAAGDSKFTPYTLEQLLNGDYPEDRPIHIFAEGVYDLFHYGHARQLRQAKEAFPNVVVTAGVCNDELVIKNKGGPLVMTHEERMASVRECKYVDHVIDHGMFFPTLELLDEIQADLIAHDDIPYGCPNSDDCYRPFKNADRFLTTQRTKNISTTDLIQRIIDNSENFRERNTKREKSG, from the exons ATGGCCGCCGGCGACTCGAAATTCACACCATACACCTTAGAACAACTACTCAACGGCGATT aCCCTGAAGACCGTCCAATTCATATCTTTGCTGAAGGTGTCTACGATCTTTTCCATTACGGTCACGCACGACAATTACGACAAGCGAAAGAAGCTTTTCCGAATGTCGTAGTCACGGCAGGAG TTTGCAACGATGAGTTGGTAATCAAAAACAAAGGCGGACCATTGGTAATGACTCACGAGGAACGAATGGCTTCAGTTAGGGAGTGCAAATATGTGGATCATGTTATAGATCATGGGATGTTCTTTCCTACACTTGAACTACTCGATGAAATACAG GCAGATCTGATTGCTCATGATGATATTCCTTATGGATGTCCCAACAGCGATGACTGCTATAGACCTTTCAAGAATGCTGACCGTTTTCTCACCACTCAACG AACTAAAAACATCTCTACGACTGATCTTATCCAACGAATCATCGACAACAGCGAGAATTTCCGTGAACGAAATACAAAGCGAGAAAAATCAGGATGA
- a CDS encoding hypothetical protein (NECATOR_CHRV.G20239.T1): MESSLSTSGNEFPPIARRFILNKKSCSTAGTSTVSISQDFDDTKPPTEERVFSASRSNAEAVDDKQIVGSTAALVSRVLCPQPAVSYYCNLCLRLRSVTAERLRAPVEKQPFPPVNGSCKIRNGRPPCLGLKTKVVLSRVRVFFEELKNQLGHTCRGTLLNSPTQMAALACGVSRHLVRRAAQESSDLYKCPRRLFESPPPPKKRPEKDENTTQMMSLKKYGEEWGEVVRHFALNELKSDMNLTVDDLRNRLCTAYAGFPISSSTLYDFLKMLGFSYRLEEGISYIIFTANEIKNEDL; the protein is encoded by the exons ATGGAGTCATCTTTATCTACATCGGGAAATGAATTC CCACCAATTGCTCGTCGATTCATTCTCAACAAGAAGTCTTGTTCAACCGCCGGAACG AGTACGGTTTCTATATCTCAGGATTTCGACGATACAAAACCACCTACTGAAGAG AGGGTATTTTCTGCATCACGAAGCAACGCTGAAGCTGTTGATGATAAACAA ATAGTTGGTTCCACCGCAGCCCTTGTTAGCCGTGTGTTGTGCCCTCAGCCTGCG GTATCCTATTACTGCAACCTCTGCCTTCGTTTACGGAGCGTCACCGCAGAGAGACTCAGAGCACCAGTAGAGAAGCAACCATTCCCACCTGTCAACGGGtcctgtaaaattagaaatggACGCCCACCATGTTTGGGGCTTAAGACTAAAGTTGTCCTTTCACGAGTGAGAGTGTTTTTCGAGGAACTCAAAAATCAGCTGGGGCACACGTGTCGTGGAACACTTCTTAACTCACCAACACAAATGGCAGCTTTAGCATGTGGCGTTTCAAGGCATTTAGTGAGAAGGGCAGCGCAGGAAAGCAGCGATTTATATAAGTGTCCTCGTAGATTATTTGAGTCTCCTCCCCCGCCcaaaaaaaggccagaaaAAGACGAGAACACCACACAGATGATGTCTCTTAAAAAATATGGGGAGGAATGGGGAGAGGTGGTCCGCCATTTCGCCCTGAACGAATTGAAGTCGGATATGAATTTGACTGTAGATGATCTGCGAAACAGGCTCTGTACCGCTTATGCTGGTTTTCCGATCTCTTCGTCAACATTgtacgattttttaaaaatgctaGGTTTTTCTTATAGATTAGAAGAAGGCATaagttatattatttttacagcTAACGAAATTAAGAATGAGGATCTGTAG
- a CDS encoding hypothetical protein (NECATOR_CHRV.G20240.T1), with product MNRDQRRKHRAQKETEWRRIGERARELIPEWIQSKRIKELPVEVTEDVFFPKPQHLGIHYCVVCGLHGKFRLCQHIRRAHPKFEKDSAEFKVVEQVSRGITENMKKAAVDVHKIPCPLTAREYNIYKGFVDQLRAGGIPIHGHYDPPPPELTETDRLMRAMSDLRESIDRRCYTDEPGPSGLDQSYTMQARQAPLVLGSPGSSPPLPRYHMRIVRKKPRMETTSPRLPSLASDSDDDSLEKEEYWRW from the exons ATGAACCGCGATCAACGCCGCAAACACAGAGCCCAGAAGGAGACGGAATGGAGGCGTATAGGAGAACGAGCGAGGGAGCTCATCCCCGAATGGATTCAGTCGAAGCGCATAAAGGAGTTGCCAGTGGAGGTTACCGAAG ATGTGTTCTTTCCGAAACCTCAGCATCTCGGAATCCATTACTGTGTAGTGTGTGGCCTGCATGGTAAATTTCGGCTTTGTCAGCATATAAGGAGGGCACATccaaagtttgaaaaggacAGCGCCGAGTTCAAG GTGGTCGAGCAAGTAAGCCGAGGGATTAcggaaaatatgaagaaagccGCAGTTGATGTGCACAAGATTCCGTGCCCTTTGACTGCTAGAGAGTATAACATCTATAAGGGATTCGTGGACCAATTGCGCGCTGGAGGAATCCCCATTCACGGC CACTACGATCCACCGCCGCCTGAGCTGACCGAGACCGACCGATTGATGCGCGCCATGTCGGATCTTCGTGAGAGCATTGATCGTCGGTGCTACACGGATGAACCCGGTCCATCCGGACTCGACCAGTCGTATACCATGCAA GCGAGGCAGGCCCCATTAGTATTAGGGTCCCCAGGTAGCTCGCCGCCTTTACCGCGTTATCACATGCGTATAGTACGAAAGAAGCCGAGAATGG AAACGACATCCCCACGATTGCCAAGCCTAGCGTCAGACAGTGACGATGACAGTTTAGAAAAGGAGGAGTACTGG CGTTGGTGA